A genome region from Euphorbia lathyris chromosome 4, ddEupLath1.1, whole genome shotgun sequence includes the following:
- the LOC136225514 gene encoding LRR receptor-like serine/threonine-protein kinase GSO1, producing the protein MGSTQMSHLILLFLAVVNFSAAASGRNESVESYWLLKIKSELVDPLGVLESWSSGAEVCSWHGITCSDDQTHVVGLNLSSSGLLGLISRKLWRVSSLEVLDLSSNYFTGSIPSELGLLQNLRVLLLYSNALSGRIPEGLCSLKKLQVLRIGDNLLSGEITRSIGNLTDLRVLGLAFCQLNGSIPFEIGKLKHLVSLDLEENGLTGLIPDEIHGCVELENFAASNNKLQGDIPASIGKLTSLQILNLANNSLSGLVPVELSHLSNLRYLNLLGNRLSGQIPVEFDQLFQLEKLDLSVNNLSGPISFRLRNLRTLVLSRNDFTGSIPSNFCLRNSNLQQLFLNQNNLSGKFPLQLLNCLSLQQLDLSDNNFEGELPSDIDKLEKLTDLKLNNNSFNGKLPPEIGNLSNLANIYLFDNMITGKLPPEIGKLQRLKSIYLYDNQLSGEIPRELTNCTSLTEIDFFGNHLNGSIPPSIGKLKNLIVLQLRQNDLSGSIPPSLGYCRKLQTIALADNKLSGKLPPTFGFLSQLSKVTLYNNSFQGPFSTSLFLLKNLRIINFSHNRFSGSIFPLLGSHSLTALDLTNNSFSGSIPARLAISINLTRLRLANNYLTGNIPDEFGKLTELKFLDLSYNNLTGDIVPQLSNCQKLEHFLVNNNHLTGALPSWLGSLEELGELDLSSNKFHGEIPAQLGNCSRLLKLSLHNNNLTGRIPQEIGNLTSLNVLNLQRNNLSGFIPPTIQECKKLFELRLSENFFTGSIPPELGRLTELQVVMDLSKNLLTGEIPSSLGNLMKLERLNLSFNNLQKNIPFSLTKLKSLHMLDLSNNELEGEVPSTFSGFPLSSFMGNKELCGPPLVQCSLSRNQDKNRLSNAAVVGIIVAIVSTSTVICLVMVYIMVRIWWNWRRVWVLRLDEQRREEEKWVYGEKTRNGEYWKVNNSMALGCPQDNNNKHDSKTCIFQCKMDTGSTEKTMV; encoded by the coding sequence ATGGGTAGCACACAAATGTCTCATCTGATTCTGCTGTTTCTAGCAGTGGTAAATTTTTCTGCTGCTGCTTCTGGTAGAAATGAATCAGTTGAGTCTTATTGGCTTCTAAAGATCAAATCCGAATTGGTTGATCCTTTAGGAGTTCTTGAAAGTTGGTCTTCAGGAGCTGAAGTCTGCAGTTGGCATGGAATTACATGTTCTGATGATCAAACACATGTTGTGGGGTTAAATCTATCCAGCTCAGGACTTTTGGGTTTAATCTCTCGAAAGCTCTGGCGTGTTTCTTCGCTCGAGGTACTTGATTTGTCTTCAAATTATTTCACTGGCTCAATTCCTTCTGAGCTTGGATTGCTTCAGAATTTGAGGGTACTGCTTCTGTATTCAAATGCTCTCTCTGGCAGGATTCCTGAAGGTTTATGCAGTTTGAAGAAATTGCAAGTTCTTAGAATAGGAGACAACTTGTTATCCGGTGAAATTACGCGGAGTATTGGGAACTTGACTGATCTGAGAGTTCTTGGTCTTGCCTTTTGCCAATTGAATGGAAGCATTCCATTTGAAATTGGTAAGTTGAAGCATTTGGTGTCACTTGACTTGGAGGAGAACGGCCTTACAGGCCTTATCCCGGACGAGATTCATGGTTGTGTAGAGCTCGAAAATTTTGCAGCATCAAACAACAAACTTCAAGGAGATATCCCTGCTTCAATTGGGAAGCTTACATCACTGCAGATACTGAACTTGGCTAACAATAGCCTCTCAGGTTTAGTACCGGTCGAGTTAAGTCATCTCTCTAACTTGAGGTACTTAAATCTGCTCGGAAATCGATTGAGTGGTCAGATTCCGGTGGAATTTGATCAGTTGTTTCAACTCGAGAAGCTTGACTTATCGGTAAACAATCTCTCAGGACCGATAAGCTTCCGGTTAAGGAATCTTCGAACTTTGGTCCTGTCAAGAAATGATTTCACAGGTAGCATTCCAAGCAACTTCTGCCTCCGAAATTCGAATCTGCAGCAGCTTTTCCTGAACCAAAACAACCTGTCAGGCAAGTTCCCTTTACAGCTACTGAACTGCTTGTCTCTGCAGCAACTAGACCTCTCGGATAACAACTTCGAAGGAGAACTTCCGTCGGACATTGATAAACTAGAGAAACTCACAGATCTCAAGCTTAACAATAACAGTTTCAATGGAAAGCTACCTCCTGAGATTGGGAACCTGAGCAACTTGGCAAATATTTACCTGTTTGACAACATGATCACAGGGAAACTTCCACCTGAAATTGGCAAGCTTCAGAGGTTGAAAAGTATCTATCTTTATGATAATCAGCTCTCAGGAGAGATACCAAGAGAATTAACAAACTGTACAAGCTTAACCGAAATTGATTTCTTCGGGAATCACCTGAATGGATCGATTCCTCCAAGTATTGGAAAGCTGAAGAATCTGATTGTTCTTCAACTCAGGCAGAATGACTTGTCAGGTTCAATCCCACCGAGCTTAGGCTACTGCAGAAAACTTCAGACCATAGCCTTGGCAGATAATAAGCTCTCAGGAAAATTGCCACCGACATTCGGATTCCTTTCACAGCTTTCTAAAGTTACTCTATACAACAATTCCTTCCAAGGGCCTTTTTCTACATCCCTTTTCCTTCTGAAAAACCTGAGAATTATCAATTTTTCGCATAACAGGTTTAGCGGAAGCATTTTTCCTCTTTTAGGTTCACATTCTTTGACTGCACTGGACTTAACCAACAATAGTTTCTCAGGTTCTATTCCTGCTAGACTAGCCATTTCGATAAACCTGACACGCCTCCGACTTGCAAATAATTATCTTACTGGAAACATTCCTGACGAATTTGGAAAACTCACTGAGCTCAAGTTCCTTGATCTATCATATAACAATCTGACAGGAGATATAGTGCCTCAACTTTCGAACTGTCAAAAACTCGAGCACTTCCTAGTTAATAACAATCATCTTACAGGAGCCCTGCCTTCTTGGTTAGGGAGCTTAGAAGAACTAGGAGAGCTAGACTTGTCATCCAACAAATTCCATGGAGAAATACCTGCTCAGCTCGGAAATTGCTCGAGATTACTCAAACTTTCTCTTCATAACAACAACCTGACAGGCAGAATTCCACAGGAGATAGGAAATTTAACTTCTCTCAATGTCCTAAACCTGCAGAGAAACAACCTTTCCGGGTTCATCCCTCCAACAATTCAGGAATGTAAGAAGCTATTTGAATTGAGGCTGTCTGAGAACTTCTTCACAGGTTCAATACCTCCGGAGCTAGGAAGGTTAACAGAGCTGCAAGTAGTGATGGATCTGAGTAAGAATTTGTTAACCGGTGAGATACCATCTTCTCTAGGAAACCTGATGAAATTAGAAAGATTGAACCTTTCCTTCAATAACCTCCAAAAAAACATACCCTTTTCACTGACAAAGCTGAAAAGCCTCCACATGTTAGACCTGTCAAATAATGAACTAGAGGGAGAAGTTCCTTCAACCTTTTCAGGATTCCCACTTTCTTCATTCATGGGCAATAAAGAACTGTGTGGTCCACCATTAGTACAATGCTCCCTATCAAGGAATCAAGATAAAAATAGGCTTTCCAATGCTGCTGTGGTGGGTATAATAGTGGCTATAGTGTCTACTTCAACAGTGATTTGCTTAGTGATGGTTTATATTATGGTGAGAATTTGGTGGAATTGGAGAAGAGTTTGGGTTTTGAGATTGGATGAACAAAGAAGAGAGGAAGAGAAATGGGTTTATGGCGAAAAGACAAGGAATGGTGAGTACTGGAAAGTCAATAATTCCATGGCATTGGGTTGTCCacaggataataataataagcatGATTCTAAGACTTGCATTTTTCAATGTAAAATGGATACAGGATCCACAGAAAAAACTATGGTTTAA